One genomic segment of Thermovibrio guaymasensis includes these proteins:
- the hisE gene encoding phosphoribosyl-ATP diphosphatase, translated as MKGDIGEVLKELYKVIEERKRELPEGSYTAELFKKGEDRILQKVGEEAIETILALKSGNKDEAVYEVSDLLYHLLVALVKKGIKLDDIGKELKRRMK; from the coding sequence GTGAAAGGAGATATAGGAGAAGTTTTAAAAGAGCTCTATAAAGTTATTGAGGAGAGGAAGAGGGAGCTCCCCGAAGGCTCCTACACTGCAGAACTATTTAAAAAGGGAGAAGACAGGATACTCCAGAAAGTTGGGGAAGAGGCTATAGAAACCATTTTGGCACTAAAGTCGGGGAATAAGGACGAGGCCGTATATGAGGTTTCAGACCTTTTATACCACCTTTTAGTAGCCTTAGTTAAAAAGGGAATAAAGCTTGACGATATTGGAAAAGAACTCAAAAGAAGGATGAAGTAG
- a CDS encoding PocR ligand-binding domain-containing protein: MEKGKLEDFFSPEEIGNLLRKFSSPINASSMVWNQSGKLVYYDFVTPYCKEIYSAAPSRCEEDRRKRFKRALKERKPFVHRCFAQKINYLIPLIVKEKEREVFIGVAGG, encoded by the coding sequence ATGGAGAAAGGAAAACTAGAGGACTTCTTCTCTCCTGAGGAGATAGGGAACTTACTCAGGAAGTTCTCTTCGCCGATAAATGCCTCTTCAATGGTCTGGAACCAATCGGGAAAGTTGGTTTACTACGATTTTGTTACACCTTACTGTAAGGAGATATACTCTGCTGCTCCTAGCAGGTGTGAAGAGGATAGGAGAAAGAGGTTTAAAAGGGCACTGAAGGAGAGGAAACCTTTCGTCCACAGGTGCTTTGCTCAAAAGATTAACTACTTAATACCTCTCATAGTTAAGGAAAAGGAAAGGGAAGTCTTTATAGGAGTGGCGGGGGGATGA
- a CDS encoding GGDEF domain-containing protein — protein sequence MYGLSRREIERIKELSKELNLDFNHLLQLAEEDLKFGCQRNLTPAPLNVNKKKLLLFQSNLFLNAFKRHLQIKKGNFSAKTVIILEKIEEIIGGCLKEKELPVDDPEVKIVLEALNDLIKSVDFRVNYIVPRQVKYLAYRDPLTNVYNRHFLREVVNRLSSKKEEFPIGIVFIDMNNLKKVNDTLGHKMGDFYIQKMSEAIASSVRQSDYIFRFGGDEFIVLVPRLKENALDKIVNRIRKNIEQINTKEELNPPLSASIGISIWKSPEEPFQKALEQADFKMYAEKVNDKP from the coding sequence ATGTACGGACTTTCCCGGCGGGAAATAGAGAGGATAAAGGAACTCTCTAAGGAGCTTAACTTAGACTTTAACCACCTCCTGCAGCTTGCAGAGGAGGACCTAAAGTTTGGGTGTCAAAGGAACCTAACCCCTGCTCCACTAAACGTTAATAAAAAAAAGCTTTTACTATTTCAAAGCAACCTCTTCCTTAACGCATTTAAAAGGCACCTTCAAATAAAGAAGGGTAACTTCTCTGCTAAAACGGTGATAATCCTAGAAAAGATTGAGGAAATTATTGGAGGATGCCTCAAAGAAAAGGAACTTCCGGTAGATGACCCAGAGGTAAAAATAGTGCTGGAAGCTCTAAATGACCTAATTAAATCGGTAGATTTTAGGGTTAACTACATAGTTCCTAGACAGGTGAAATACCTTGCCTATAGAGACCCTTTAACGAACGTATACAACCGCCACTTCCTAAGGGAAGTTGTTAACAGGCTTTCTTCAAAGAAAGAAGAGTTTCCCATAGGCATAGTCTTTATTGATATGAACAACTTAAAAAAGGTAAACGACACTCTGGGCCACAAAATGGGGGATTTCTACATACAGAAAATGAGTGAAGCCATTGCCTCCTCTGTGAGGCAGTCGGATTACATATTTAGGTTTGGAGGAGACGAGTTTATCGTTTTAGTTCCAAGGTTAAAAGAGAACGCTTTAGACAAGATAGTAAATAGGATTAGAAAAAACATTGAACAGATAAACACAAAAGAGGAATTAAACCCTCCCCTTTCGGCTTCCATTGGGATAAGTATATGGAAGAGCCCGGAAGAGCCCTTCCAGAAAGCCTTGGAACAGGCAGACTTTAAAATGTACGCAGAGAAAGTTAACGACA